A single genomic interval of Spinacia oleracea cultivar Varoflay chromosome 6, BTI_SOV_V1, whole genome shotgun sequence harbors:
- the LOC110799043 gene encoding rac-like GTP-binding protein 5, which translates to MSASRFIKCVTVGDGAVGKTCMLISYTSNTFPTDYVPTVFDNFSANVVVDGNTVNLGLWDTAGQEDYNRLRPLSYRGADVFILAFSLISKASYENVAKKWIPELRHYAPGVPIILVGTKLDLRDDKQFFVDHPGAVPISTQQGEELKRVIGAPYYIECSSKTQQNVKAVFDAAIKVVLQPPKTKKKKKKAKGCYIL; encoded by the exons ATGAGCGCATCCAGGTTCATCAAATGTGTTACAGTGGGTGATGGTGCTGTGGGTAAAACTTGTATGCTTATTTCTTACACCAGCAACACTTTTCCAACG GACTATGTACCTACAGTTTTTGATAACTTCAGTGctaatgttgttgttgatgggAACACAGTCAACCTAGGGTTATGGGATACTGCCG GTCAAGAAGACTACAATAGATTGAGACCTCTGAGCTATCGTGGAGCTGATGTATTTATTTTAGCGTTCTCATTGATTAGCAAGGCTAGTTATGAAAATGTTGCCAAAAAA TGGATTCCTGAGCTGAGGCACTATGCACCTGGTGTTCCAATAATTCTCGTTGGAACAAAACTAG ATCTTCGGGATGATAAGCAATTTTTCGTAGATCATCCTGGTGCAGTTCCCATTTCAACTCAACAA GGAGAGGAGCTGAAAAGAGTCATTGGCGCCCCTTACTACATTGAGTGTAGTTCAAAAACTCAACAG AATGTGAAGGCAGTTTTTGATGCGGCCATTAAGGTTGTCCTTCAGCCGCCAAAgaccaagaaaaagaaaaagaaggcgAAAGGATGTTATATTTTGTGA